A window from Culex pipiens pallens isolate TS chromosome 3, TS_CPP_V2, whole genome shotgun sequence encodes these proteins:
- the LOC120414210 gene encoding TWiK family of potassium channels protein 7 — translation MPTEQHSNDLLEHFKKIDVVDTGKETFSVRFQKFWKKFKLKSALSHVGLLVSLAVYCGVGGVIFRELELPAEVARIKELQESLVKQRERFIYSIVNNTDVRNLETLFSLELENYEKVVQDAAKGGLLIDVSRGFPVESEKWSRLQAMFFASTVITTIGYGNIAPVTVTGRIFCMLFALVGIPLMLTVIADWGRLFASAVSSMGKKWKSMMPVSKFVPDVGVKISDRKWMYAVGAVFFLGIYLAAGAGLLLLWEEDWDFFDGYYFCFITMTTIGFGDLVPSKPNYMMLCTLYILVGLALTSTIIELVRRQYAQSWHKLQALSGPLAETLRRLGESAGTGIDVTALHNDLRRVLTVVSMPRRHGSKKNDPNEMAALEAITNAILQDIKDKHESKETPKIVQIVIYESSV, via the exons ATGCCAACAGAACAGCACAGCAACGATCTTCTGGAGCACTTTAAAAAGATCGACGTGGTCGACACGGGGAAGGAAACGTTTTCAGTCCGgttccagaaattttggaaaaagttcAAACTCAAAAGTGCGCTCTCCCATGTGGGTTTGCTGGTTTCGTTGGCAGTTTATTGTGGAGTAGGAGGAGTA ATATTCAGAGAATTGGAACTACCCGCCGAAGTGGCCAGAATCAAAGAACTGCAGGAATCGCTGGTGAAACAACGCGAACGCTTCATTTATTCGATCGTGAACAACACTGATGTACGAAATTTGGAGACACTTTTCTCGTTAGAGCTGGAAAACTACGAGAAG gtTGTACAAGATGCAGCTAAAGGAGGTCTTTTGATTGATGTTTCCCGTGGATTTCCCGTGGAGTCTGAGAAATGGAGTCGACTGCAGGCAATGTTCTTTGCTTCCACTGTTATAACTACTATCG gCTATGGCAACATTGCACCCGTAACTGTAACTGGACGTattttttgtatgctttttgcCCTTGTTGGCATTCCGCTCATGTTGACCGTGATTGCCGACTGGGGTCGTCTTTTCGCATCGGCAGTATCCTCCATGGGAAAGAAATGGAAATCAATGATGCCCGTTTCAA AATTCGTCCCCGATGTTGGAGTCAAGATTTCCGATAGAAAATGGATGTATGCTGTTGGTGCCGTATTTTTTCTTGGTATCTACCTG GCTGCCGGAGCGGGACTATTGTTGCTGTGGGAGGAAGATTGGGACTTTTTTGACGGATACTACTTTTGTTTTATAACCATGACGACCATTGGATTTGGTGATCTGGTGCCCA GCAAACCCAACTATATGATGCTCTGTACGCTGTACATCCTCGTTGGATTAGCATTAACAAGTACAATTATCGAACTCGTTCGACGTCAGTACGCGCAAAGTTGGCACAAGCTACAG GCGTTGTCTGGGCCCCTAGCCGAAACGCTACGACGGCTAGGAGAATCGGCCGGCACGGGAATTGATGTCACGGCTTTGCACAACGATCTCCGGCGTGTACTCACGGTTGTGAGTATGCCTCGCCGCCACGGGAGCAAGAAAAATGATCCTAATGAAATGGCCGCACTGGAAGCGATCACCAACGCTATTCTCCAGGACATCAAGGATAAGCATGAAAGCAAAGAAACACCCAAAATCGTTCAAATCGTGATCTATGAATCATCTGTCTAG